The following coding sequences lie in one Spinacia oleracea cultivar Varoflay chromosome 1, BTI_SOV_V1, whole genome shotgun sequence genomic window:
- the LOC110804440 gene encoding aquaporin NIP2-1 isoform X1, which translates to METNNSPISLSKQKSIYRSFVASFHQHYPPEFLRKLLAEVIATYMMVFVSCGVASISATDYHKISKLGASLAGGMIVMVMIYAVGHVSGAHMNPAITIAFAATRHFPWKQVPAYVMAHLTGAISAAFTLRLLLHPVKLLGTTTPSGTTLQALIMEVVVTFSMMFVTSAVATDSKSVGELAGIAVGSAVTIGSMLAGPISGGSMNPTRTIGPALASGCYKDLWVYVVGPLIGTLIGAWSYEFIRVKDIQVHASSTRSSPI; encoded by the exons ATGGAGACAAATAATTCACCAATTTCTTTAAGCAAACAGAAGAGTATCTATCGTAGTTTCGTGGCTTCATTTCATCAGCATTATCCACCTGAATTTTTGCGTAAG TTGTTAGCTGAAGTGATAGCAACATACATGATGGTGTTTGTGTCATGCGGAGTGGCTTCCATAAGCGCGACTGATTATCATAAGATCTCAAAGCTTGGAGCTTCCCTTGCTGGAGGAATGATTGTAATGGTGATGATCTACGCAGTTGGTCATGTTTCTGGTGCACACATGAACCCGGCCATTACTATAGCATTCGCTGCCACCAGACACTTCCCTTGGAAGCAG gTTCCTGCATATGTTATGGCGCATTTGACCGGAGCCATTTCAGCTGCATTCACGTTAAGATTGTTGTTACACCCCGTAAAATTGCTAGGAACGACTACTCCTTCTGGAACAACTCTTCAAGCTTTGATAATGGAGGTAGTTGTTACTTTCAGTATGATGTTCGTCACATCGGCTGTTGCAACCGACTCCAAATCT GTTGGGGAATTGGCTGGGATTGCAGTTGGATCTGCAGTTACCATCGGTTCAATGTTGGCCGG GCCAATATCAGGGGGATCAATGAACCCAACAAGAACCATAGGACCAGCATTAGCTAGTGGATGTTACAAAGACTTATGGGTCTATGTGGTTGGACCGTTGATTGGGACATTAATAGGAGCATGGTCATATGAGTTTATTAGGGTTAAAGACATTCAAGTTCATGCAAGCTCAACCAGATCCTCTCCCATTTAA
- the LOC110804440 gene encoding aquaporin NIP2-2 isoform X2: METNNSPISLSKQKSIYRSFVASFHQHYPPEFLRKLLAEVIATYMMVFVSCGVASISATDYHKISKLGASLAGGMIVMVMIYAVGHVSGAHMNPAITIAFAATRHFPWKQVPAYVMAHLTGAISAAFTLRLLLHPVKLLGTTTPSGTTLQALIMEVVVTFSMMFVTSAVATDSKSVGELAGIAVGSAVTIGSMLAGRRFLEN; the protein is encoded by the exons ATGGAGACAAATAATTCACCAATTTCTTTAAGCAAACAGAAGAGTATCTATCGTAGTTTCGTGGCTTCATTTCATCAGCATTATCCACCTGAATTTTTGCGTAAG TTGTTAGCTGAAGTGATAGCAACATACATGATGGTGTTTGTGTCATGCGGAGTGGCTTCCATAAGCGCGACTGATTATCATAAGATCTCAAAGCTTGGAGCTTCCCTTGCTGGAGGAATGATTGTAATGGTGATGATCTACGCAGTTGGTCATGTTTCTGGTGCACACATGAACCCGGCCATTACTATAGCATTCGCTGCCACCAGACACTTCCCTTGGAAGCAG gTTCCTGCATATGTTATGGCGCATTTGACCGGAGCCATTTCAGCTGCATTCACGTTAAGATTGTTGTTACACCCCGTAAAATTGCTAGGAACGACTACTCCTTCTGGAACAACTCTTCAAGCTTTGATAATGGAGGTAGTTGTTACTTTCAGTATGATGTTCGTCACATCGGCTGTTGCAACCGACTCCAAATCT GTTGGGGAATTGGCTGGGATTGCAGTTGGATCTGCAGTTACCATCGGTTCAATGTTGGCCGG gaggAGATTTCTAGAGAATTAA
- the LOC110804435 gene encoding structural maintenance of chromosomes protein 4: protein MGKEIESGGEPATTETTSESTQCGSRTPRLFIKEMVMRNFKSYAGEQRVGPFHKSFSAVVGPNGSGKSNVIDAMLFVFGKRAKQMRLNKVSELIHNSTNHQNLDSAGVSVHFQEIIDLDDGEYEVVAGSEFVITRVAFRDNSSKYYINDKTSNFTEVTTKLKAKGVDLDNNRFLILQGEVEQISLMKPKAQGPHDEGFLEYFEDIIGTNKYVEKIEEASKQLETLNEKRSGVVQIVKLAEKERDSLEDVKNEAESYMLKELSLLKWREKAIKLAAEDNSSKMVELQTNLSSLEENLKSKREEIRGNSTNLKELENLHNKYLNRQEELDNDLKSCKEEFKEFERQDVKYREDFKHMKQKIKKLEDKVEKDSLKINDFTKECDNATQSIPKLEGDIPGLQKRLVEEEKVLEEIKEKSKGETEIYRSELANVRAELDPWENQLMDHKGKLEVASTERKLLNEKHEGARKAFEDAQKKLEDISEMIRTKSAAITSIKNDLEIKKSEVSNARKVEQECIKEQESLIPQEQAARQKVAELVSVRESERSQGSVLKEILRAKETNQIKGIYGRLGDLGAIDAKYDVAVSTACSGLDYILVETAEAAQKCVDVLREKNLGVATFMILEKQERHGDQLKRKVNAPEGVPRLFDLITVKDARLKLAFFEVLKNTVVAKDLEQASRIAYGQSRDFRRVVTLEGALFEKSGTMSGGGGKPRGGKMGTSIRADTVSREAIADAEKGLSTLIDKLNAIRRKIADSVQSYQSLDKAIQHLEMELAKSQKEIDSLNTQSEYLKNQLESLKSAAQPRKEEVSRLAELQKIINAEEKEIAQLLQGSKKLKEKASELQSKIENAGGEKLRNQKAKVDKIQSDIDRHGTEINRHKVQIETGEKMIKKLTKGIEDAKKEKELLQKERGNMDSTFKEIEQKAFAVQENYKKTQKLIDEHREVLDKAKSDYECLKRKMDELRATEVDADFKLKDMKKLHKEMEMKGRGYSKKLDDLQNATMKHMEQIAKDSVDQEKLQATLEDETLAMSCDLKRAFEMVALLEAQLKEMNPNLDSISEYRKKVASYNERVDELNEVTQERDDIKKQYDEWRKKRLDEFMAGFNTISLKLKEMYQMITLGGDAELELVDSLDPFSEGVVFSVRPPKKSWKNIANLSGGEKTLSSLALIFALHHYKPTPLYVMDEIDAALDFKNVSIVGHYVKDRTKNAQFVIISLRNNMFELADRLVGIYKTDNCTKSITINPGSFAVCQKAA, encoded by the exons ATGGGGAAAGAGATAGAATCAGGCGGCGAGCCGGCAACCACGGAGACAACTTCCGAGTCAACTCAGTGCGGTTCTCGAACTCCGAGACTGTTCATTAAGGAGATGGTCATGAGGAATTTCAAATCTTATGCTGGTGAACAACGAGTTGGCCCTTTTCACAAG agtttttcGGCTGTGGTTGGGCCAAATGGGAGTGGGAAGAGCAATGTGATTGATGCTATGCTCTTTGTGTTTGGAAAGCGGGCAAAACAG ATGAGGCTTAACAAAGTATCTGAGCTTATCCACAACTCCACAAATCATCAAAATTTGGACAGCGCTGGTGTATCAGTCCATTTTCAAGAGATTATTGATCTG GATGATGGAGAATATGAAGTTGTTGCTGGAAGCGAGTTTGTCATAACCAGGGTTGCATTTCGCGACAACTCTTCGAAGTATTACATTAACGATAAAACAAGTAACTTTACTGAAGTTACCACTAAGTTGAAGGCGAAAGGAGTTGACTTGGACAATAATCGATTTCTGATCCTTCAG GGCGAGGTTGAACAAATTTCATTAATGAAGCCTAAAGCTCAAGGACCTCACGATGAAGGGTTTCTTGAATACTTTGAGGATATAATTGGGACTAACAAATATGTCGAGAAGATAGAAGAGGCTTCTAAGCA GTTAGAAACTCTAAATGAGAAGAGGTCTGGAGTTGTGCAGATTGTCAAGTTGGCCGAGAAAGAAAGAGACAGTTTAGAG GATGTGAAGAATGAGGCAGAATCTTATATGCTGAAGGAACTGTCACTGCTGAAGTGGCGAGAAAAAGCTATAAAACTTGCTGCTGAAGATAACAGTTCAAAAATGGTTGAGCTGCAAACCAACTTGTCCAGTCTGGAAGAAAATTTGAAGTCTAAAAG AGAGGAGATACGGGGAAATAGTACTAATTTGAAGGAGCTTGAGAATTTGCACAATAAATATCTCAATAGACAAGAG GAACTTGATAATGACCTGAAGAGTTGCAAAGAGGAGTTCAAGGAGTTTGAAAGGCAAGATGTTAAGTATCGTGAAGATTTTAAGCACATGAAGCAAAAGATAAAAAAGCTTGAAGATAAAGTTGAGAAG GATTCATTGAAAATCAATGACTTTACAAAGGAGTGTGACAATGCTACACAATCAATTCCAAAACTGGAGGGAGATATTCCTGGGCTGCAAAAGCGCTTAGTGGAAGAAGAAAAAGTTTTAgaagaaataaaagaaaaatctaAAG GTGAAACTGAGATTTACCGGTCTGAGTTGGCGAATGTTCGAGCTGAGTTGGATCCTTGGGAGAATCAATTGATGGACCATAAAGGGAAATTAGAAGTTGCATCTACTGAAcggaagcttttaaatgaaaag CATGAAGGTGCTCGTAAAGCTTTTGAGGATGCACAAAAGAAGCTGGAAGATATAAGTGAAATGATAAGAACTAAATCTGCTGCCATCACAAGCATTAAAAATGATTTGGAGATAAAAAAGTCTGAGGTTTCTAATGCTCGTAAAGTGGAGCAA GAATGCATCAAAGAACAAGAATCTTTGATTCCTCAAGAACAAGCTGCGAGGCAAAAGGTTGCTGAGCTTGTATCTGTTAGGGAATCTGAGAGGAGCCAAGGATCTGTTTTGAAAGAGATTTTACGGGCTAAAGAAACAAACCAGATAAAGGGAATATATGGACGTCTGGGTGATTTGGGTGCAATAGATG CTAAATATGATGTTGCTGTATCCACTGCATGTTCTGGACTTGATTATATTCTTGTAGAAACAGCTGAAGCAGCACAGAAATGTGTAGACGTGTTACGTGAGAAAAACCTTGGTGTTGCGACTTTCATGATACTG GAGAAACAAGAGAGACATGGTGATCAGTTGAAGAGAAAAGTAAATGCACCGGAGGGTGTACCCAGGCTCTTTGATTTGATTACAGTCAAGGATGCTAGATTAAAACTTGCATTCTTCGAGGTACTAAAGAACACTGTTGTAGCGAAGGACCTTGAGCAG GCATCACGTATAGCATATGGTCAGAGCAGAGATTTCAGGAGAGTGGTTACATTGGAAGGTGCTCTCTTTGAAAAATCTGGGACTATGAGCGGTGGGGGAGGTAAACCACGCGGAGGGAAAATGGGAACATCTATTCGTGCTGATACTGTTTCTAGAGAAGCTATTGCTGATGCTGAAAAGGGACTTTCCACGTTGATTGATAAATTAAACGCAATTCGGAGAAAAATTGCTGATTCTGTTCAGAGTTACCAGTCTTTAGATAAAGCTATCCAACATTTAGAGATGGAATTAGCCAAGAGTCAGAAAGAG ATTGACAGTTTGAACACACAAAGTGAATATCTTAAGAATCAACTCGAGTCTCTGAAGTCTGCTGCACAACCAAGGAAGGAAGAAGTATCCAGGCTTGCTGAGCTCCAGAAAATTATAAATGCAGAAGAGAAGGAGATTGCCCAACTTTTACAGGGTTCTAAGAAACTAAAGGAGAAG GCATCAGAGCTTCAGAGTAAGATAGAGAATGCTGGAGGCGAAAAACTTAGAAACCAAAAGGCAAAGGTCGACAAGATTCAGTCT GATATTGATAGGCATGGGACAGAGATAAATCGCCACAAAGTTCAAATAGAAACTGGCGAAAAAATGATTAAAAAGTTGACTAAAGGGATCGAGGATGCAAAGAAAGAGAAGGAGCTGCTTCAGAAAGAAAGGGGAAATATGGATTCAACATTTAAGGAAATAGAACAGAAGGCATTTGCTGTGCAAGAGAATTACAAAAAGACACAGAAG CTCATTGACGAACATAGAGAAGTCTTGGACAAAGCAAAATCTGACTACGAGTGTCTGAAGAGGAAAATGGATGAACTGCGGGCAACTGAG GTTGATGCCGATTTCAAACTAAAAGACATGAAGAAACTTCACAAAGAGATGGAAATGAAAGGGAGGGGATACAGCAAAAAGCTTGATGATTTGCAAAATGCTACCATGAAGCATATGGAGCA AATTGCAAAAGATTCTGTCGATCAAGAAAAGCTTCAGGCAACCCTGGAAGATGAAACTCTTGCTATGTCGTGCGACCTCAAAAGGGCCTTTGAGATGGTAGCTTTGCTGGAAGCACAACTTAAAGAAATGAATCCCAATCTTGATTCAATCTCCGA ATATCGTAAAAAGGTGGCATCATACAATGAGCGGGTGGATGAGCTTAATGAAGTTACTCAAGAGCGTGATGACATTAAGAAGCAGTATGATGAATGGAGAAAGAAAAG GTTAGACGAGTTTATGGCTGGATTTAATACCATATCTCTGAAGTTGAAGGAAATGTATCAG ATGATTACACTTGGTGGAGATGCAGAGCTGGAGCTAGTGGATTCTTTGGACCCTTTTTCTGAAGGGGTGGTTTTCAGCGTGAGACCACCGAAAAAGAGCTGGAAAAACATTGCAAATTTATCAGGTGGTGAAAAG ACTCTCAGCTCTTTAGCGCTTATTTTCGCTCTTCACCATTACAAACCTACCCCGCTCTATGTGATGGACGAAATTGATGCTGCACTTG ATTTTAAGAATGTCTCAATTGTTGGGCATTACGTAAAGGATCGGACAAAAAATGCACAGTTTGTAATCATAAG CCTCAGAAACAACATGTTCGAGTTGGCTGACCGGCTTGTTGGTATTTATAAAACTGATAATTGCACAAAGAGCATAACAATTAACCCTGGTAGTTTTGCTGTCTGCCAAAAGGCTGCTTGA